A window of the Candidatus Poribacteria bacterium genome harbors these coding sequences:
- a CDS encoding DNA primase, with product MNLSEQVRLKNDIVEVISEYGIQLKPAGRGYKALCPFHDDKTPSLSISPDSQLFYCFGCGVGGTVIHFVMRYEGISYGEALRKLAQRAGISLPGLPQIEAVPDRDRLWDALQFALKFYHNQIFKPENRAALRYLRERGVKDESIRVFKLGYAPQGWRNLLEAASKAGLKADDLVKAGIAAESRDGTNLYDYFRNRIIFPIFDHQGKVVGFSGRSLDGSEPKYINTPETSLFHKGKLLYNLHLAKDHIRRSRRAVLVEGYMDVVIPYQFGVRNIVASSGTSLTEDQTALLKRYADEVVIVYDSDEAGLNAAARGLTLLLKEGLRVRVAVLPEGMDPDTFVRSNGGEQFKRYVENADDLIEFRLKLASKRGDIHKMEVKMEVAKELVDMISHIKSQIELSEYVKRIALELDLAEGAIRAELKRRGVRLSVRRIIPHRAYKTVRISPRMKIERQLLRYLLYRPDLIEAVRPKFSPRDLSNKTYSKIISMLWKEFDAVGRVDVREIIDSCDDERLRGVISGLLIEAHERIGDEFDVAAAIEGCLEKIRGFNIREMEERVKSEANDQDELALLRELMKLSSLRKE from the coding sequence ATGAACCTCTCTGAACAGGTTCGCCTCAAAAACGACATAGTTGAGGTGATCTCCGAATACGGCATCCAGCTTAAGCCCGCCGGGAGAGGTTATAAGGCGCTTTGTCCCTTCCATGACGATAAAACCCCATCCCTTTCGATATCACCTGACTCGCAGCTCTTCTATTGTTTCGGGTGTGGCGTCGGTGGGACGGTGATCCACTTCGTGATGCGGTATGAGGGGATCAGCTATGGCGAGGCCCTGCGCAAGCTTGCACAGCGGGCGGGGATATCGTTGCCGGGGCTTCCCCAGATCGAAGCCGTCCCGGATCGAGACAGATTATGGGATGCACTTCAGTTCGCTCTTAAGTTCTATCACAATCAGATCTTTAAACCTGAAAACAGAGCGGCGTTGAGATATCTTAGGGAGAGAGGGGTTAAGGATGAGAGCATAAGGGTCTTCAAACTCGGCTATGCCCCTCAGGGATGGCGGAACCTGCTGGAGGCCGCTTCAAAGGCGGGGCTGAAGGCCGATGACCTTGTGAAGGCCGGCATCGCCGCCGAAAGCAGAGACGGGACTAACCTTTACGATTACTTCAGAAACCGTATCATCTTTCCCATCTTCGACCACCAGGGCAAGGTGGTGGGATTCAGCGGCAGATCGCTCGATGGCTCCGAGCCGAAATACATCAACACGCCCGAAACCTCGCTCTTCCATAAAGGCAAACTGCTCTATAACCTCCATCTCGCGAAAGATCATATCCGCCGGTCCAGAAGGGCCGTGTTGGTGGAGGGATATATGGATGTGGTGATCCCATATCAGTTCGGCGTCAGAAACATCGTCGCCTCATCAGGCACATCCCTCACCGAGGATCAGACGGCCCTTTTGAAACGATACGCCGATGAGGTCGTCATAGTATACGACAGCGACGAGGCCGGATTAAACGCCGCAGCCAGAGGGCTGACCCTCCTCTTGAAGGAGGGGTTACGCGTCAGAGTGGCTGTCCTCCCTGAAGGAATGGACCCGGATACCTTCGTCAGGTCAAACGGCGGAGAACAGTTCAAGAGATACGTGGAGAACGCGGATGATCTGATAGAGTTCCGCCTGAAACTTGCCTCCAAGCGGGGAGATATCCATAAGATGGAGGTAAAGATGGAGGTGGCAAAGGAGCTGGTCGATATGATTTCACACATTAAAAGCCAGATTGAGCTGAGCGAATACGTCAAGAGGATCGCACTTGAGCTGGACCTGGCCGAGGGAGCCATAAGAGCAGAACTGAAAAGACGAGGGGTTAGACTCTCCGTTAGAAGGATCATCCCGCATAGGGCATACAAAACGGTTCGCATCTCGCCGAGGATGAAGATCGAAAGACAACTGCTTAGATACCTCCTATATCGGCCGGACCTCATCGAAGCGGTCAGGCCGAAGTTCAGCCCGAGAGACCTTTCGAATAAAACCTATTCCAAGATCATCTCGATGCTTTGGAAGGAGTTTGATGCCGTCGGCAGGGTAGATGTTCGGGAGATCATAGATTCATGCGATGATGAAAGGCTCAGGGGGGTGATATCCGGTCTCCTCATAGAGGCGCACGAGAGAATAGGCGATGAGTTCGACGTCGCCGCCGCCATCGAGGGATGCCTTGAAAAGATAAGAGGGTTCAATATCCGTGAGATGGAGGAGAGGGTGAAATCAGAAGCGAATGACCAGGATGAACTCGCTTTGCTCAGGGAACTGATGAAGCTTTCCTCCCTGAGAAAGGAGTAA